The nucleotide window GTCGGTGGTCAGCTCTTTGATCTTCTTTTGGGCGGCGTCGTACATGAAGTTCTGGTGGTCGCTGGGGCCGCGGGTGTTGGGGCGGAAGACGGTTCGGTTCAGGGCGATCTTCAGCGGGGTTTCTTTTAGCTCGGTCGGCAGCACCTCGCGCAGGGCCGTCAGGGCGAAGCTTTCGTTGCGGAAGATGGTCATCTCTTGGCTTTCCCCTTCGTCGAAGCGGAGCGAACGTTCGCAGATAAAACGCCAAGGGATGTTGCGATTGAGGAGGTCTTTCCACTTCCGGCCTACTTCGGCCTGATGGGGGTCGTCAGACTGGTGCCAGCGAGCCGCATCGACCAGGAGGCTGAATTCGGTGAAGCCTTGGTAGGCGGCTAAGTTCTCGATGGGGTTGCCGGGGAACATCCAAGGGCGGCTTTCGGCGAACAAGTCTTCCAGCGTCTTGTCGATCGCCATCACTTCGCGGTGGAAGTACACGGTTTGAAAGAGCTCAGCCCGAACGTTCATGAACCGGATAAGGGCCGCCATGCCGCGTTCGTGAATGGTAAGCCCTTTTTCAGTGAAAAAACTGTAGCGGATTAGTCGCTCTAAATCGTACGACTGTTGGCTGTAGCCGGTCATGTAGGCATCGCGGAGGACGAAGTCCATGTTGTCGATGGTGTAGATGCCGCTGAGCAGGCTACGCAGAAAGCTGAGCCACTGGGGCCGCTCGGCCTGATCGCCGGGCTTGGGCCGCTGAATCATCCAGGCAAGTTGCTCGGGATCGATGCGTTCGTGGTCTTCCAACTGCGAATAGGGATTACGCCGAAGCTGGGCGAGTAGATCCCCCAACTGGTGCTGAATGATATGGGCACCGAGCGATTCGTGCGTCAGGTTGAAGTGCTGCAGGAAGTGGCTATCGAAGAAATGTCCGAACGGACCGTGCCCTACATCGTGCAATAGGCCCGCCATTCGCAGGAGAGTTTCGACGTGGCCGCGCGAAGGGGTGTCGGGGCAGACCTCCTTCAGGCTCGGATACAGCTGATCGATCAGCCGGCTGGCCAGGTGCATCACCCCCAGTATGTGCTGGAAACGAGTATGCTCGGCGGTGGGGTAGACCCACCAGGCCGTTTGCAGCTGATGAATCTGACGCATCCGCTGTAGCCAGGGATGGTCGATGATGGTGCGTTCGGTGACTTCATCAGGGGAATTTCCTTCCGAGACGAAGGGAACATAACCATGAATGGGGTCGTAGCAGAGGGACTCGGCGGCGATTTTATCGAGATTCACCCTTACTCCTTTGGGGTTAATTGGGGCAAGCGTGGCTAGCAGAGCTTGCACCAGATTCGCTAGTTTCGCAGAATCAGGGAGATTCGTTAATTGTTGTAATCGTTATATCTTATGGATATCGGTTGTCGTTTTACCGGCAGATGTATGGAACTAAGGCAGTTCCGAGTTGGAATTTTAAACGCATTTGCCGATAGAAATAGCACCTCGGATTTTCCCGAATGTACGACAGGCAGCCTTTTGGGGAAATCCGTTTCACTCAGGCGGAGGAGTTTTGATTGTGATGCAGGCATATCGCTGGGCGCGGTTCGCCCTACTTTGCGTAGGTATTTTCTCATTCGCTCAGCATCAGCTACAAGCTGCTCCGAAAGCAGCGACGGTGCTCCCCCAGACCATCAAGAGCTACGTTTCGATCCCTGATTACGATCAGGCATCGTCGAACTTCGACGAAACGCAGATCGGTAAAATGATGGCCGACCCGGTCATGAAGCCGTTTACCGACGACCTGAAAGAGCAGATCAAGCAAAAGCTGATCGCCGGTGGCGTGAAGCTGGGCATTACGCTCGACGACCTGCAAGGCGTCTACGCCGGCGAAATCTGCTTCGCCAACGATCAGCCCAACGGCGCGAAGTCGGACGGCGTGGTGGTAACGATCGATGTGACCGGCAAGAAAGCCCAGGTCGATGCGTTGCTGGCCAAGATCTCGCAGAATCAAAAGCAAAAAGGGGCCACCGAGTCGAAGGTCACCATTGCTGGCGTTCAGGCTACCAAGTTCGACCTTCCGCCTAACGCCGAGAAGCCAGGCCCGAGCGAAGCTTACTACGCCATTCAGCAAGATCTGCTGATCGCTACCGACTCGAAAGCGACCCTAACCTACATCTTGGAAGCAATCGCTGCCGCCAAGCAAGACAACCTGGCCTCGCTGGAAGCGTTCAAGGCCGTGCTGGCTCGGGCTGAAGAAGGCCGCGGACCGGAAACGTACGACTTCGAATGGTTCGTCGAGCCGTTTGGCTACGCCGAAGTGATCCGCTCGCAGCAGGGTGGCCGCAAAAAACGCGGTACCGACATGCTGCAGCTGCTGCGGAATCAAGGTTTCGACGCCGTGAAGGGCCTGGGTGGTTACGTCAACTTCATGGTGTCTGACGATGACGACCAGCTGGAAATGGTCCACAGCTCGTTTGTGTACGCTCCGCAAGACCCCCAGGCCGAAGCTGGCGAGCGCTTCAAATTGGGTGCCCGCATCTTGAACTTCCCGAACGACAAGAACTACCAGCCGTACGATTGGGTTCCTGGCGAGATCGCCACGTTCCTTAACTTCCGCTGGAACGTGCAAGACGCGTTCAAATTCAGCGAAACAATCGTCAACGAATACGCCGACGACGAGATCTTCGACGAGCTGATCGAAAGTCTGGAAAAAGATCCTGCCGGTCCAAAGGTCGATGTCGTCAATCAAATCGTCAAGCATCTCGACGACAAGGTCTGCATGCTGGTCGACGTGAAGACGCCGATCACGCCGCAATCGGAACAACGCCTGGTTGCTGTGCACTTGTTGGACGCAGCCCCGGTGAAAGCGGCCATCACGCAGATCATGGAGCAAGACCCCAACGCCGAGAAGCACCCAGTGGGTGAGGAAGAAATTTGGGAGATTCACGAAGAGGAAGAAGAAATCCCCACGCTGGTCATCAGCGGTCCTGGCTTCCCGGACGCGTTTGCCGCCAACAATCAGTTCACCCAAGGTGGCAACAAGCCCAAGATCCCCAACGCAGCCGTCGCGGTGGTGGGTGATTGGGTTTACTTCGCCAACAACAAAGAGCTGATCAAGAAGGTCATCTTGACCAAGCAGGCTGGGGCCGACGCCAAACTGCTAAGCCAAGCGGCCGACTACGCACGAATGGACAAAGCCCTGGCAGCTTTAGGAAGCGGCGAAGACAGCTTCCGCCACTTTGCCCGCACCGATCAGGCTGCCCGCGTCACGTACGAACTGATGCAGCAAGGCAAGATGCCGGAATCGGAATCGGCCTTGGGCAAGGTCATCAACGAACTATGGAGCATGGGCCAAGACGACGAAACGATCACCCGCGAGCAGGAGATCGACGCCAGCAAGCTGCCGCCGTTCGCCCAGGTCGAAGGCTACCTCGGCCCGACCGGTTCGTACGGCCGCACTGAAGATGATGGCTGGTACGTTTCCGGTGCGATGCTGAAGAAGTAGATTGCCTGCGGGCACGATTGAAATAAGAAAGAAGCCTCGGCCTAGCCGGGGCTTTTTTTATGGAACTGGCTTTCTTCGCCATGATGCTTCAAAAGATACTGCTTCAGCGGCTGGGAAACAAACACGGTCATCATCGTAGCGCCGCTGTGTTTGGTGCCTGACTGGATATGCAGGTTCACGCCGTTCTCGTAAAGTTTGCAGGGACGCACGATGATCTGGTCCCACGGGGTGTACTTAAACGACACGGCCGCCATGCCGTTCTCGAAGAACTCGATCGCTCCGAAGTCTCGATCCCACCACAACTGCAAAAACAAAATCGTTGTGAATATGCCGACTTGAACCTGGGAGATGATTACGATCCAGGGGAAGTCTTGTTTCGCAAATAGAATGGCCAAGATCAGGTTCGCGAGATACACGATGGCCATGAAGAAGAAGTTGCAGGCCGTTGCGGTTCGCCCGAGGGCTCGTGATCTGGCCATGCCGACGTTGGTTTGCCCTACACGCCGACCGGCGACCGACAAAACTTTCTCGCGCAGCATCGAGCAAAAGATAAACGTCGCGGCGACGACGGTCATGTCAACAAGAAGAATCATCAGGGCAAAGACGGCCTGACGAGCAGTCATCGTGCGAAATAGGGGCGCAAGCAGGGCAGAGGCCAATGCCAACACGGCTATCAGCACCAGCAAATGAATCAGGCCGAACTGCCGAGGGCGTTCGTCAACGAGTTCCAGTTCTGGTTCGGTGTCCATGGCATTCGTAAAAGGTGGCCAGCTTCGTCAATGCGGTTAGATTACCTTACCCAACATCGCAAGTACACATTCGCAAGCTCTGCTCGATTGGCTCTACTGCGATGTCGACACTTGGCTCTTTTTAAAGCCAGGGTGGATGATAACGCCCAGCTTTTGCGGTTATGTTGAAGACCTATCGGAGGATTCGACTCCCCTAATATGGCGAAAGCTTGGCGTTTAGGCCGGTCGCGCTATAATTCGAGGAGTTTCCAGAAAATCGACCATCCACGGGGAAGTTTGGAATAGTGACAAGCTCGAACGACGTGACCGACACCGCCTCGCGCCCAGTGAACTTGAAAGAATTGAAGGAGAGCGGTTGGCAGTCGCGCTCTGTGAAAGAGGAAATTCAAGAGAACTTCATTCGCATGCTCGCTGCCGAGCAGGAAACGTTTCCCGGGATGGTCGGCTACGAAGACACCGTCTTGCCGGAGATTCACCTGGCGCTGATCGCCGGACACGACATGCTGTTCATGGGCGAGAAAGGGCAGGGGAAGAGCCGCATGATGCGGATGATGGTTCGCTTCCTGGATGAAGCCTTGCCGTACCTGAACATTCCTGGCTGCCCAGTCCATGAAGACCCTTATCATCCGATCACCTCGATCGCCAAAAACTTCGTGGCTGCGCACGGGGACGAAGAGATCCCCATTGCCTGGTGGCCGCGTGCAGAACGCTACGCCGAGCGTCTGGCACCTGGGACCAAGTTTGCCGACGTGATCGGCGAAATCGACCCGGCCAAGCTGGCCGGCGGCGTGAGCATGAGCACCGAAGAAGCGTTGCACTTTGGCCTAATCCCACGGATGCACCGGGGGATCTTCGCCATGAACGAACTGCCAGAGCTGGACGAGCTGGTCCAGGTGGGGCTGTTCAACATGCTCGAAGAACGCGACGTGCAGATCCGCGGATACCCCGTGAACTTCGATATCGACCTGGTGCTGCTCTTCTCGGCCAACCCTTCCACGTTCAACCGCAGCGGCAAGGTGATCCCACAGTTGAAGGACCGCATCGGTTCAGTCATTCATACGCACTACCCACGGCAGCGTGACCTGGGGATTCAGATCATCGAGCAAGAGGCCGACGTAAGCTTAGAGGGCGAGTACCCGGTGGTGATGCCGTACTTCATGAAGGAAGTGCTTGAACAGGTTACCGAAGCGGCCCGGCGTAGTAAGTTTGTCGATCAGCAGTCAGGCGTCAGTGCCCGGTTTAGTATCGCCAACTACAGCACCGTGATCGCCTCGGCCCGGCACCGTGGGATTTTACTCAACGAGAAGCCAGCGGTGGTCCGCCTGAGCGATTTCGGGCACATCTATACGTCGAGCCTGGGCAAGCTGGAACTCGACATGATGGGGAGCCATCAGATGTCCGAGCGACAGGTTCTCGATGCGTTGATTGCCGAAGCGGTCGGAACGGTCTTTCAGGAATACATTCAAGAGCACGGGCTCGAAGAGATCGCCGAGATCTTCCAGAAAGGGATCAAGATCGAGGTGGGCGATTTGCTTCCCTCAGATCATTACGGCGACCGGCTCAAGCGGGTTCCACCGGTCTGGGATCGCGCGTTTGAAGTCAACGCGTCGGAAAACCCAGCCATGCGGGCCTCGTGCGTCGAGTTCGTGCTGGCAGGCTTGTACGCGTTGGATCGCATCAGCCGAGCCCAACACCACGGCAAGATAACCTACGAGTTTGAATAGGCACACAGCGAGCGACCGCACTAGTCCCCTAGCTCTCTCCCCCGATTACAGGGGCGAGGGGACCTGACAATGTACCATTCGACTGCCCTTTGTAGGGCTTAAGAGCCAATGACAAAATCACCACGCAAACACAAACCGGGCGGAATTGTTCATACCTATCAGAAGTATGACCCGATGAAGTTCCCGAGCCCTAAGACTCCTCCGCCTGATCTTGTCTCGCCGGCGATGGAGCATTGGTTGATGTATGGCGATCGGATGGAGCTGACGCCGGAGCAGTTGGCCAATGCGGTGAAGATCGACCCGAGCCAGATTGCCGGCCTGGGGCCAAGTATTGAATCGTTGATCAAGATGCTTGAGGAGCGCAAGCGAAAGATCCTCGAAACGTACGAAACTGATGCCGCCCAAAAAGGGGCCAAGAAGGCCTACCGCGACCATGGCGAGCCGATGCAGCCACCCAAACGGCAGCGAGAGAGGTTTCAACTCGGCTTCGAGCAAGAGCAACTGTACGACTTAGAACGTGTCTGGTATGGCTTGGATGACGAACGCTCGCCGTTTGCCCGCGACCTGGTTATGCTGATCGAGCATCTCAGCCGGAAGTACGAAGTCGACCAGCTGGTGGCCAAGTATACCTTCACCGGTCTTCAGGCGATGACTGTCGACAAGGCGATTGAGGTCAAGGAAGAGCTGGAGAAGATCGACGAACTGCTCGAACAGCTGAAACAGGCCAAAGAGAACGCCCAGATCGGCATCATCGACATGGAGCAGCTTTCCGAATACGCCGACCCAGGCGAGATGGAACAGCTGATGCAGCTTCAGCGGCAGGTCGAACAGTATTTGCGCGAGCAAGCCGAGCAGCAGGGGCTGACCAATCAGTCAGGTAACGTCCATTTAACGCCGCAAGCGTACAAGATCTTCCAAGGGAAACTGCTTGAGCGGATCTTCGGCAATCTGCAGGCATCGCGCACCGGTCGGCATCAAGGACCGATCGTGGGGGAGGGGGCTGTCGAGCTGCAGTCGACCAAAGACTACGAATTCGGCGATTCGTTGACCAATATGGACATCCCTCAGACGCTGATCAACGCGATGCTGCGTCAGGGGGACGAGCGTCCGCTGCAAATGCGTAGTGAAGACATTGTCATTCACAAGACGAAGAACAATCCCAAGTGTGCGACCTGCGTGATCATGGATATGAGCGGGAGCATGCGGTACGACGCCCAGTATGCGAACGTCAAACGGATGGCCTTGGCGATGCAGGGACTCATACGCAGCGAATATCCCGGCGACTTTTTGCAAATGATCGAGATGTATTCGTTCGCCAAGCCGGTGGCCCCGGGAGATGTGATTGGTTTGTTGCCCAAACCGGTCACGATTCACGACCCGGTGGTGCGGCTGCGGGCCGATATGAGCAAGCCGGAAATTAGCGAATACCGGATTCCGCCCCACTTCACCAATATTCAGCACGCACTTCAGCAAGCTCGCTTGTTCCTTAGCAGCCAAGATACACCCAATCGGCAGATCATTTTGATAACCGATGGTCTGCCGACGGCTCACTTTGAAGGGCACGAGCTCTTTTTGCTCTATCCGCCGGACCTGCGCACCGAAGAGGCGACGATGCGTGAAGGAAAGTTGTGCCAGCAACAAGGAATCACGATCAATATGTTTTTGGTGCCTAGCTGGTCGCAGAGTGAAGAAGACATCCGCTTCGCCTATCGGCTGGCCGAATCGACCAAGGGCCGCGTCTTTTTTACGGCCGGAAACGACCTGGATCGCTACGTGGTGTGGGATTACATCAACCGCAAACGCGAAGTCTTAGGATAAGTGACGAAACTGCGGTTCATAAAGGCACCATCCCGCAGGTTGACCCAGAGATGAATCTCTGGGCCAACCTTGGTCTTAAGAGCATCTTCGGTGTTTTGGGGATCGATACCGTTAAGTATCTGTGCCGTCCGCACCTATCGTTGCATCGCTTCGGCCTGCGGTTTACCTCATCTAATCGGAAAAACGAGCACAACTTTCCCTTGGGCACGTTTTGGCCAAGTCTTTCGCCCATGTTTGCCGATGAAAGAGACACGGCTTGGTCGTTTTCTTTTGGGGAATCGGTCTATCGTAAGACTCAGCATCACTCTCGGGAGCAGAAAAATGGCAAGCGTGGATGGTATCGCTTCGCAAGCGACGGCGATTCAACAGTCTCAAGTTCAAAATCAGGCAGATATTGCGGTTGCGAAGAAATCGTTAGACGCTCAAAAGCTGCAAGGCGATGCTGCGGTTCAGCTGATTGAGTCGGCGGCACGTATTAGCAAGTCGCCCGGTAGCGGTAACTTGATCAACACGTCTGGCTAAGCCACGTTCGCGAATCAAAACACATCACGCCGCGTTACTTTTTTAGTAACGACGGCGTGTTTTGTTTCTTGAAGGCAACAAGCACGTTTGCTCTGCACGCTACATTCACGCGCACTAGTGAGTTGCCTTTACGGAGGGAAGAGCTATGGTTCGTAATGCATACCGCGCGCGACGATTGCTTGTGCGAACATGACAATCGGCATGACAAAATCATGCGACAAACAACGCGTAAGTTATTGCGTTTTTAAAACGTCGTCGTTAGTCTAAAGAAGAGTGACATGCTTGCACGTCACCCAAGTCGCTACGGCAAACCTTGCAAATCAAAATTCAATTGCAAGTTTGCTCCCCAGCGAACACGTTCTGAAGGCTTTGAATGATCGATTACTATCAGGCATTTCTCGAAGCACCAAGCCGACAAGGCTTCCTGAAACTTCAAGACGAAGTGAAAACGGAAGCCGACTTTTGTTCGGTCGGAAGCTTCGTAAACCAACTGGCCGAATTATGCCAGCGCGGCTGCTATGAACAAATGTTCGAGCAGACCGAATTAATGCCGTTTGCCTGGGTCGCTTCTCCGTCGGCACATCTTTATGCGTCGATCGCTGCCCAGCAAATGGGATGCGACGACGACGCCGAACTCGAGCGTTTTATCACCGAATCGATCTTGCAGGGCTTGCTGGAAACGGGCGACGGCTCGGCTGACGCCCCTTACCGCATTACCTTTCTGTCGGATCGCCAAGATTTGCTGGCCTATTTCAGCTTAGATGTGGAAAAGCAGCGATTGGTCCGGTCTCCGTCCGGCATGATGGACGTCGTCACGACGACCACCGGAGACGACCTGTGCTTCCTGCTGGGTGACTTGGCCGCTTCCTCGCAGTTGAAAGACCGCCCGAATCTTCGCCTGAGCGTCGCCCACCCCCGCCTGGCCTCGAAGCGTCTGGCCGCGTGTTCGCCACGTCGTATTTGGTAACCGTTCTCCATCGGCAAACGTGCCGCGGTCATCTTTTTAGCCAGTGCTTTTCCGTCTATGTCTAGCTCGTGTGTTATTTTCGATTTAGACGGGACGCTCGTCGATAGCGAGACGCTCGGTTCACAGGCCTTGCTCGATCTGCTGCCGGAACTGGGCGAACCACTCCCCATTATTTCCGAACGTTACCGCGGCCAGCGGATGGCCAACATCGTTGCGGATATCGAAACTCGCCTCGGCAAAAAGCTGCCAGACAACTTCGAGGACGAGTACCGCGAATACGCTGCATCTAAGATTGAAGCCGAACTGCGACCGATGCCAGGCGTGGTGGCCATGCTCAATCAATTGCATCTGACGCGATGCGTGGCTTCAAGTGCACCCAAGGCGAAGATTCAGCTCGCGCTCAACGTGTGCGGGCTCGCATCGTTCTTTGGTAGCGATGTCTTCAGTTGCTACGAGATCGGCGCTTGGAAACCAGATCCGGCCATCTTTCGCCATGCCGCACAAGCGATGAACGTGACGGCCGAGCATTGTGTTGTTGTCGAAGACAGTGACGTGGGGGTCTCCGCCGCCACGGCCGCAGGGATGCGCGTTCTGCGCTATGATCCTGTCGGAAGCTATTCTTCTTCCGACAGCGTGCAGAGCTTTGCCCACATGGACCAATTGCTGGGACTGATCGTATCGATTAATGATTCGCGCTAATCCGTAGAGAGCTTTACCGTAGCGCAAGTTCACAGGAATCACCCGCCAATGGGGTTGCGCGATTGACGGGAAAGGGCACTTACAGGCCCGATCAATCTTTGTTCATCACCCCATCTTCTTAGCTGGGCGCTGGTAGACGTGCAAACATCAGTCATTGATGGTGGGTCAACACTAACCCTAAGCTTCAAGAGATGTTACGCCAAAGGT belongs to Bremerella alba and includes:
- a CDS encoding HAD-IA family hydrolase, whose product is MSSSCVIFDLDGTLVDSETLGSQALLDLLPELGEPLPIISERYRGQRMANIVADIETRLGKKLPDNFEDEYREYAASKIEAELRPMPGVVAMLNQLHLTRCVASSAPKAKIQLALNVCGLASFFGSDVFSCYEIGAWKPDPAIFRHAAQAMNVTAEHCVVVEDSDVGVSAATAAGMRVLRYDPVGSYSSSDSVQSFAHMDQLLGLIVSINDSR
- a CDS encoding HD domain-containing protein, which gives rise to MNLDKIAAESLCYDPIHGYVPFVSEGNSPDEVTERTIIDHPWLQRMRQIHQLQTAWWVYPTAEHTRFQHILGVMHLASRLIDQLYPSLKEVCPDTPSRGHVETLLRMAGLLHDVGHGPFGHFFDSHFLQHFNLTHESLGAHIIQHQLGDLLAQLRRNPYSQLEDHERIDPEQLAWMIQRPKPGDQAERPQWLSFLRSLLSGIYTIDNMDFVLRDAYMTGYSQQSYDLERLIRYSFFTEKGLTIHERGMAALIRFMNVRAELFQTVYFHREVMAIDKTLEDLFAESRPWMFPGNPIENLAAYQGFTEFSLLVDAARWHQSDDPHQAEVGRKWKDLLNRNIPWRFICERSLRFDEGESQEMTIFRNESFALTALREVLPTELKETPLKIALNRTVFRPNTRGPSDHQNFMYDAAQKKIKELTTDKIFRSLPVSRVVCRIYAQDASLAPQLAAALDRLVGNHAVDDLTNM
- a CDS encoding VWA domain-containing protein, producing MTKSPRKHKPGGIVHTYQKYDPMKFPSPKTPPPDLVSPAMEHWLMYGDRMELTPEQLANAVKIDPSQIAGLGPSIESLIKMLEERKRKILETYETDAAQKGAKKAYRDHGEPMQPPKRQRERFQLGFEQEQLYDLERVWYGLDDERSPFARDLVMLIEHLSRKYEVDQLVAKYTFTGLQAMTVDKAIEVKEELEKIDELLEQLKQAKENAQIGIIDMEQLSEYADPGEMEQLMQLQRQVEQYLREQAEQQGLTNQSGNVHLTPQAYKIFQGKLLERIFGNLQASRTGRHQGPIVGEGAVELQSTKDYEFGDSLTNMDIPQTLINAMLRQGDERPLQMRSEDIVIHKTKNNPKCATCVIMDMSGSMRYDAQYANVKRMALAMQGLIRSEYPGDFLQMIEMYSFAKPVAPGDVIGLLPKPVTIHDPVVRLRADMSKPEISEYRIPPHFTNIQHALQQARLFLSSQDTPNRQIILITDGLPTAHFEGHELFLLYPPDLRTEEATMREGKLCQQQGITINMFLVPSWSQSEEDIRFAYRLAESTKGRVFFTAGNDLDRYVVWDYINRKREVLG
- a CDS encoding YjfB family protein, whose protein sequence is MASVDGIASQATAIQQSQVQNQADIAVAKKSLDAQKLQGDAAVQLIESAARISKSPGSGNLINTSG
- a CDS encoding magnesium chelatase, with protein sequence MTSSNDVTDTASRPVNLKELKESGWQSRSVKEEIQENFIRMLAAEQETFPGMVGYEDTVLPEIHLALIAGHDMLFMGEKGQGKSRMMRMMVRFLDEALPYLNIPGCPVHEDPYHPITSIAKNFVAAHGDEEIPIAWWPRAERYAERLAPGTKFADVIGEIDPAKLAGGVSMSTEEALHFGLIPRMHRGIFAMNELPELDELVQVGLFNMLEERDVQIRGYPVNFDIDLVLLFSANPSTFNRSGKVIPQLKDRIGSVIHTHYPRQRDLGIQIIEQEADVSLEGEYPVVMPYFMKEVLEQVTEAARRSKFVDQQSGVSARFSIANYSTVIASARHRGILLNEKPAVVRLSDFGHIYTSSLGKLELDMMGSHQMSERQVLDALIAEAVGTVFQEYIQEHGLEEIAEIFQKGIKIEVGDLLPSDHYGDRLKRVPPVWDRAFEVNASENPAMRASCVEFVLAGLYALDRISRAQHHGKITYEFE